TGGTTCGCATGAAGGCGATCTACTGGAACGAAGAAGATCGTGGTATGACGTATGATGCCAAAGATATCCCTGAAGATATGCAAGCTGAGTGCGAAATGTACCGCGAGCAAATGATTGAAGCAGCGGCAGAAGCTAATGAAGAGTTGATGAACAAGTACCTTGAAGAAGGTGTTTTGTCGAATGAAGAAATCAAAGCCGGTATTCGCCAACAAACCTTGGCCAACGAAATTGTGCCGGTGTTCTGTGGTTCGGCGTTCAAAAACAAAGGCGTTCAAGCGATGCTTGACGCAGTGGTTGATTACATGCCATCCCCAACTGACGTTGTTGCGATTAAAGGTGAAAATGAAGACGGTAGCGAAGCTGTACGTCATTCTGATGACAAAGAGCCGTTTTCTGCCTTGGCGTTTAAAATTGCCACCGATCCATTTGTTGGTAACTTGACGTTTTTCCGTGTTTACTCGGGTGTCTTGAAATCAGGCGATACAGTCTATAACCCGGTTAAAGACAAGCGTGAGCGCATCGGTCGTTTAGTACAAATGCACGCAAACTCTCGTGAAGAAATTAAAGAGGTTTATGCCGGTGATATCGCTGCTGCGGTTGGCTTGAAACAAGTCACCACAGGCGACACTTTGTGTGATATGAACAATATCATCACGTTGGAACGTATGGAGTTTCCAGAGCCTGTGATTTCGATTGCGATTGAGCCAAAAACGAAAGCGGACCAAGAAAAGATGGGTATTGCTTTGGGTAAATTGGCCCAAGAAGATCCTTCTTTCCGTGTTCACACTGATGAAGAAACGGGTCAAACGATTATTGCGGGTATGGGTGAGCTTCACCTTGAGATCATCGTCGATCGTTTGCGCCGTGAATTCAGCGTAGAAGCAAACGTTGGTAAGCCTCAGGTGGCTTATCGCGAAACGATCAAGAAAGTGGTTGAGCATGAGCATAAGTTTGTTCGCCAAACGGGTGGTCGCGGTCAGTATGGTCACGTGTACTTGCGTATCGAGCCACAAGAAGCGGGCAAAGGTTACGAATTTGTGAACGAAATCGTCGGTGGTGTGATTCCAAGAGAATACATTCCTGCCATTGACAAAGGTGTTCAGGAACAAATGCAAAATGGTGTTATCGGTGGTTATCCGGTCGTTGACGTGAAAGTCGCTGTTTATGATGGTTCTTACCATGATGTCGACTCGAATGAGATGGCGTTTAAGATCGCGGGCTCTATGTGCTTTAAAGAAGG
This DNA window, taken from Gammaproteobacteria bacterium CG11_big_fil_rev_8_21_14_0_20_46_22, encodes the following:
- the fusA gene encoding elongation factor G encodes the protein MARTTPIELYRNIGIMAHIDAGKTTTTERVLFYTGVSHKIGEVHDGAATMDWMEQEQERGITITSAATTCYWAGMDQQYKRHRINIIDTPGHVDFTIEVERSLRVLDGAVAVFCAVGGVEPQSETVWRQANKYHVPRMAFVNKMDRMGANFLRVVDMIKTRLGARPIPMQLAIGAEENFKGVVDLVRMKAIYWNEEDRGMTYDAKDIPEDMQAECEMYREQMIEAAAEANEELMNKYLEEGVLSNEEIKAGIRQQTLANEIVPVFCGSAFKNKGVQAMLDAVVDYMPSPTDVVAIKGENEDGSEAVRHSDDKEPFSALAFKIATDPFVGNLTFFRVYSGVLKSGDTVYNPVKDKRERIGRLVQMHANSREEIKEVYAGDIAAAVGLKQVTTGDTLCDMNNIITLERMEFPEPVISIAIEPKTKADQEKMGIALGKLAQEDPSFRVHTDEETGQTIIAGMGELHLEIIVDRLRREFSVEANVGKPQVAYRETIKKVVEHEHKFVRQTGGRGQYGHVYLRIEPQEAGKGYEFVNEIVGGVIPREYIPAIDKGVQEQMQNGVIGGYPVVDVKVAVYDGSYHDVDSNEMAFKIAGSMCFKEGAKKAGAYLLEPMMKVECVTPEDYMGDVMGDLNRRRGILQGMDEGPSGKVIRAEVPLSEMFGYATDLRSMSQGRATYTMEFARYAEVPQNIANELIEK